From the Candidatus Nanopelagicales bacterium genome, one window contains:
- a CDS encoding YlxR family protein has product MTEPIRTCVGCRAREDKTNLVRVVAIGDQVVVDERALLPGRGAYLHSTPNCLESAIRRKAFARALRQRSPLDTEPVQHYVSQVNPSAQHSGAVE; this is encoded by the coding sequence ATGACTGAACCGATTCGCACCTGTGTGGGATGCCGAGCACGCGAGGATAAGACCAACCTGGTGCGTGTTGTTGCCATCGGTGACCAAGTCGTCGTTGATGAGCGGGCTCTGCTGCCCGGCCGGGGTGCTTACCTGCACTCCACGCCGAACTGCCTTGAGTCAGCCATCCGGCGGAAGGCATTCGCTCGGGCTCTTCGTCAACGGAGTCCGCTCGATACCGAACCGGTGCAGCACTACGTCTCACAGGTCAACCCGTCGGCCCAACACTCGGGAGCAGTGGAATGA